The genomic region ACCACCCCTGCGTCGAGGCGGGACAGGTCGAGCAGGTCGGCGACGAGGTGGCCCAGACGCTGGGTCTGGGACAGCGCCGCGCGCAGCGCCGCCGGCTCGGGCTCGGCCACCCCGTCCACCATGTTCTCCAGAACGCCCTGCAACGCGGTGATCGGCGTACGCAGCTCGTGCGAGACGTTCGCGATCAGCTCGCGTCGGCGCTGGTCTGCGGCGTGCAGATCCTCGGCCATCTTGTTGAACGCCTGGGCCAGCTCACCGACCTCGTCACGGGACGTGGCGCGTACCCGTCGGGTGTAGTCGCCGCGGGCCATCGCCCCGGCGGCGGCGGTCATCTCGCGCAGCGGTGAGGTCATCCCGTGGGCGAGCACCTGGGAGGTGACGAGCGCGATGCAGATGACCGTGATCGACGTGCCCGGCGGGAGCCAGCCGATGCCGTACCAGAAGTAGCCGATGGCCACAGCCCAGGAGGCGACCAGCAGGACACCGAGCTTCATCTTGATCGAGCGGACCGGATCCAGCGGGCGGGGGAGCACCCGATCGAGCCAGTCATGCACCCGATCCAGCCAGCTGATCACGCGGGCACCTCCAGGGCGTACCCGACGCCGTGGACGGTCCGGATCAGGTCGGCGCCGAGCTTGCGGCGCAACGCCTTGACGTGGCTGTCCACGGTGCGGGTACCGCTGCCGTCTGCCCATCCCCAGACCTCGGCGAGCAGCCGTTCCCGGGGAAGGACCGTGCGCGGCCGGCCCGCGAGGTGGACCAGGAGGTCGAACTCGGTAGGCGTGAGGTGAACGTCCGCGCCGGACCGGCGTACCCGCCGCTCGGCTTCGTTGATCTCGATGTCGCCGAGGCGGATGGCCGGTGGGGCGGGGGCGGCGGCCCGTTCCACCCGGCGCAGCAGCACGTGTACCCGGGCGGCCAGCTCGCGCATCGAGAACGGCTTGGTGAGGTAGTCGTCAGCGCCGACCGCGAGCCCGACCAACAGGTCGGTCTCGTCGTCGCGGGCGGTGAGCATCAGCACCGGCACCGGCCGGACGGCCTGGATCCGCCTGCACACCTCCAGGCCGTCGAAGCCGGGCAGCATCACGTCGAGTACGACGAGGTCGGGCTGCCCGGTCCGGAACCGCTCGACAGCGCTCGGGCCGTCCGTGGCGATCTCCACCAGGAAGCCCTCGGCGCGGAGGCGGGCGGCGACCGACTCGGCGATGGTGCGTTCGTCCTCGACCACCAGGACGCGGCGTTCCTTCATGGGCTCTGACTGTAGGGAGCCGCCGTGGAGATCAGTGGGTCGCGTTGTGAATAACCTGTGGAGAACGGCTCACCCCTGTGGATAACTCCAGGGGTGAGCCGATCGGCCGAACAACCGCAGGTCAGTCCAGGCCGACGCGCTCCGGACGGGCCGAGGCGGAGCCGAGCCAGGTGTGCGGGTTGCCGTACCAGCACCAGCCCAGCTTCGGGGCGCCCTGACTGATCCACAGCGCCGGCACCCGCTTGTCGCCGCAGCGGGAGCCGACGAGCGAGAAGCACTTGTTGCTGGCCAGCGCCGCCGGGTACAGCGTGATGAAGGCGAGCCCCTCGTCGATTGTGAGCGGCAGCCGACCCTGTGCGGTCATCCCGTCCAGCGCCACGGCCGGCGCGAGGTTGCGGAACTCCTCGCCCCGGTCGACGTCGAAGAGCAGGTACGCCGGCCCGGCCGGCACCTCCAACTCCTTGATCGGGTTGAAGCGCGGCAGGTCGTCCTCCGCGTAGTGGTGGTCGACGAAGCCGGGCTTGCGCTTGCCGACAAGTGTGGTGAGTTCGAGGCGGGCCTCCACAGCGATCAGGTCCCGGGTGATGACAAGCAGGAACGGCACCCGGGCGTCGGTGGGCGCCGGCAGGCCCTGGGCACCCTTGACGGCCTGGGCCCGCAGCGGGGCGACCAGGTCGCGGAAGGTGCTCTCCGGCAGCTCGGCCAGGGCGGGGTAGCCCAGTTCCACGAGCCGGTCGAGTTGGCGGTCGAATTCGGTTTCGACGTCGAACAGAGTCTCGGTCACGGCACAGCCTCCCGGAAGTCGTACGGCCTAGCGTACAACGTACGGGAAGGTTGGTGTCATTCCCGAATCAGCGACTCCAGTCCTGCTTGGCCGCCCTGACCAGCTTGTCCTTCAACTCCCGGGTGTGCCGCCGGCTCACCGGCAGCTCGGTGGAGTCGACAACCACCACGTAACCGGAGTTGACAAGGCGCAGCTCGGCGATCAACTTCAACTGCACGAGGTACGACCGGTGGACGCGCACGAAGCCCGCATCGGCCCACCGCTCCGCGAGCGTTGCCAGCGAGACCCGCACCAGGTGAGACCCCTCCGCTGTGTGCAGCCGGGCGTAGTCCCCCTGCGCCTCCACCCAACGCACCGCCGAGCGCGGCAGCATGCGGGTGGTCCCGGCCAGCTCGATGGGGATCGTCGGATCCTCCTCGGCGCGGGCCAGCGCCGCCGGATGCGACGGCACCACCCGTGAGCCGATCACCCGGCGCAGGGACTCGGCCAGCCGCTCGGCACGTACCGGCTTGCGGACGTAGTCGGTGGCACCCAGGTCGAACGCGTCCACCGCGCCGTCGTCGTACGCGGTGACGAACACGATCGCCGGTGGCCGGGCGAACCGGCGCAGCACCCGGGCCAACTCCATACCGTCCAGGCCGGGCATCCGGATGTCCAGGAAGACCACGTCCACGTCGCCGTCGCGGAGCAACCGCAGTGCCTCGGTGGCGTCCCCGGCGGTGTGCAGCCGGGCCACCCGAGGGTCGGCCCGCAGGTGGTACGCCAACTCGTCGAGCGCGGGCGGCTCGTCGTCCACCGCCAGGACCCGCAGGAAGCCAGTGGTCACGAGCCGGCCCGTACACCGGGGTGGAACTTCGGCACCCGCATGCTCACCTTCGTGCCCGACCCCAGACCCGTCTCGACGACCAGGCCGAAGCGGTCCCCGAAGACCGACCGCAGCCGCTCGTCGACGTTGGAGAGGCCAACGTGCTGGCCCGTGTCGTCGCCCGGGTCTGCGGTGGCGCGGGCCAGTTCGGCGATGCCGGCGGTCAGCGCGGTCGGATCCATTCCCACCCCGTCGTCCTCCACGGTTATGTGGCACTCGGCGCCCGCGTCCCGGGCCTCGATGCTCACCATGCCCGTGCCCGGCTTGCGGGACAACCCGTGCCGCACCGCGTTCTCCACCAACGGTTGCAGACAGAGAAACGGCAGCGTCACAGGCAGCACCTCCGGAGCGATCTGCAACCGCACCTGCAACCGGTCACCGAACCGCGCCCGCTCGATCGTCAGATACCTGTCGATCGACCGCAGTTCCTCGGCGAGGGTGGTGAACTCCCCGTGCGCCCGGAACGAGTACCTGGTGAACTCCGCGAACTCCAGGATCAGCTCCCGCGCCCGCTCGGGGTCGGTGCGGACGAACGAGCCGATAGCGGTAAGCGCGTTGTAGATGAAGTGCGGGCTGATCTGCGCCCGCAGGGCACGGATCTCGGCGCGTGCCAGCCGCTCCCGCGACGAGTCCAGCTCGGCCAGCGCGAGCTGGTTACCGGCCCAGTGCGCGGTCTCCAGGGTGGCCTGCACCAAGCCGGGTGCCGGTGGGCTGTCCGCGATCGCCAAGAGAGCCCCGACCACCCGGCTGTCCGGCCCGTGCAGCGGCGCCACCACCGCCCCCCGGACCGGGCAGTCGACCCGGTCGCACCGCAGGTCGGCCTCCCCGAGCACTGTCGAACGCCCGGTGGCCACCGCCCGCTGGGCCGCCGCGAGCAGTTGCTCGCCGTGGTGCGTGCCACGCCCGTCGAGGGCGAGCACCTGCTCGGCGTCGGTGAGAGCCAGCCCGGCCGCCCCCACCAGGGCCCGCAGATGGCGTACGGCCTTCGCCGCGCCAGCCGCGCTCAGCCCAGCCCGCAGCGGCTCGGCCGCCAACCCGGCGGTGTGCAGCACCTCGTAGGTTGCCCGCTGGGTGGCGGTGGCGATGCCGCGTCGGGCACGCAGCCGCAACACCGCCAGCAGGGCAGCGGTTAGCGCTGTCACCAGTGAGACGACGCCGACGACGGCGGAGAGGTTGCCACCCACGCAGCGATCCTGGCCTCTCCGGCCCGCCAGGCCAAGCCCTAGTACGCGCCCTTGCGGGCGAGCACCACCCCGACGGTGCGCCAGAGGATGCTCAGGTCGTACGCCAGCGACCAGTTGTCGACGTAGTAGAGGTCGAGCCGGACAGCCTCGTCCCAGGACAGGTCGGAGCGGCCGGAGACCTGCCACAGGCCGGTCATGCCGGGGCGGACCAGCAGCCGGCGTCGTACGTCGCCGAGGAAGTCGCCGTCGTCGGCGGGCAACGGGCGGGGCCCGACAAGCGACATCTCGCCCCAGAGCAC from Micromonospora profundi harbors:
- a CDS encoding sensor histidine kinase, coding for MSWLDRVHDWLDRVLPRPLDPVRSIKMKLGVLLVASWAVAIGYFWYGIGWLPPGTSITVICIALVTSQVLAHGMTSPLREMTAAAGAMARGDYTRRVRATSRDEVGELAQAFNKMAEDLHAADQRRRELIANVSHELRTPITALQGVLENMVDGVAEPEPAALRAALSQTQRLGHLVADLLDLSRLDAGVVPLRRVRIDVGDFLDEAVEHATASAAGAGLDVQFRLSELAAPLTVHADPWRLHQVFANLLDNAARHSPPGGTVRVSADEHAGQLHFEVSDEGQGIPSAERSRVFERFTRGDRAAGGGTGLGLAIARWVVELHGGQIRVLDPAGTAKGSAPGCHIQVTIPSNGSHREEAA
- a CDS encoding response regulator transcription factor; amino-acid sequence: MKERRVLVVEDERTIAESVAARLRAEGFLVEIATDGPSAVERFRTGQPDLVVLDVMLPGFDGLEVCRRIQAVRPVPVLMLTARDDETDLLVGLAVGADDYLTKPFSMRELAARVHVLLRRVERAAAPAPPAIRLGDIEINEAERRVRRSGADVHLTPTEFDLLVHLAGRPRTVLPRERLLAEVWGWADGSGTRTVDSHVKALRRKLGADLIRTVHGVGYALEVPA
- a CDS encoding DUF5701 family protein, coding for MTETLFDVETEFDRQLDRLVELGYPALAELPESTFRDLVAPLRAQAVKGAQGLPAPTDARVPFLLVITRDLIAVEARLELTTLVGKRKPGFVDHHYAEDDLPRFNPIKELEVPAGPAYLLFDVDRGEEFRNLAPAVALDGMTAQGRLPLTIDEGLAFITLYPAALASNKCFSLVGSRCGDKRVPALWISQGAPKLGWCWYGNPHTWLGSASARPERVGLD
- a CDS encoding LytR/AlgR family response regulator transcription factor — encoded protein: MTTGFLRVLAVDDEPPALDELAYHLRADPRVARLHTAGDATEALRLLRDGDVDVVFLDIRMPGLDGMELARVLRRFARPPAIVFVTAYDDGAVDAFDLGATDYVRKPVRAERLAESLRRVIGSRVVPSHPAALARAEEDPTIPIELAGTTRMLPRSAVRWVEAQGDYARLHTAEGSHLVRVSLATLAERWADAGFVRVHRSYLVQLKLIAELRLVNSGYVVVVDSTELPVSRRHTRELKDKLVRAAKQDWSR
- a CDS encoding sensor histidine kinase, with product MGGNLSAVVGVVSLVTALTAALLAVLRLRARRGIATATQRATYEVLHTAGLAAEPLRAGLSAAGAAKAVRHLRALVGAAGLALTDAEQVLALDGRGTHHGEQLLAAAQRAVATGRSTVLGEADLRCDRVDCPVRGAVVAPLHGPDSRVVGALLAIADSPPAPGLVQATLETAHWAGNQLALAELDSSRERLARAEIRALRAQISPHFIYNALTAIGSFVRTDPERARELILEFAEFTRYSFRAHGEFTTLAEELRSIDRYLTIERARFGDRLQVRLQIAPEVLPVTLPFLCLQPLVENAVRHGLSRKPGTGMVSIEARDAGAECHITVEDDGVGMDPTALTAGIAELARATADPGDDTGQHVGLSNVDERLRSVFGDRFGLVVETGLGSGTKVSMRVPKFHPGVRAGS